The Sorex araneus isolate mSorAra2 chromosome 7, mSorAra2.pri, whole genome shotgun sequence nucleotide sequence AGCCTGGACGCCTGCCCCACCCTGCTCACGCCCACATTGTGAAGTTTTTCCAAGGACCCGGGTTGATGTCACAGACCCCTCCCCCGTGCCGCTCCTCCCCACTCTGCTCCGCGCTGGCCAGCGGGGCTAAACACCCCCCCATCGCTTCAACCCACACCCTGGTCCCGGGTGATACACCCGGTCCGTCCTCCATGGATACCCATCTCTCCAAGTTCCCAGtgtcccagccatgctcagagaccCCCAagccaagtgtgatccctcaCTCCATCCTAGTGAACAAGACTCTGCCACGGGAGACGTCCAGCGTGGTCAGTTGTGACACACTAAACCACCAGACGGGGGCTGTGGTCATCGACATGGGCACTGGGACCTGTAAGGCGGGTTTTGCGGGGCAGGCTCGACCCACGTACACAGTGGAAACGTTAGTAGGATGCCAGCCCAAGAAGTTGGCCACGGCAGGGCCACCCGTGCTGGAGACATTCATCGGCAACGCAGCGCGCTCCCGGCCCGAGCTGGCGCTGGTGCAACCTCTGCGCAACGGCATCGTGGTGGACTGGGAGGCGGCTGAGCTCATCTGGCGGCACCTGCTGGAGCACGACCTCCGCGTGGCCCCACGCGACCACCCGCTGCTCTTCTCCGATCCGCCCTTCAGCCCCGCCACCAACCGAGAGAAGCTGGTGGAAGTGGCCTTCGAGGCGCTGTGCTCACCTGCCATGTACGTAGAGTCCCAGTCGGTGCTGGCGGTGTACGCGCACGGGCGGATCAGCGGGCTGGTGGTGGACTCGGGACACGGCGTCACGTACACGGTGCCGGTCTTCCAGGGTTACAACCTGGTCCACGCCACCGAGCGCCTGGACCTCGCCGGCACCCACCTGACCGCCTTTCTGGCCGACAAGATGCTTCTGGGCTCGGGTTTGCCGCTCAGCCAGCGGCACCTGGACACAGTGGAACACATCAAGCACCACTATTGCTACGTGGTTGATGATTTCCAAAAAGCTCAGGCGCGGCCCGTGCAAGACTGTTGCCAGACTTTCAAGCTGCCTGATGGTCGCAGTGTCACGCTGAGCCAGGAGCTTTACCAGTGCCCAGAGCTGCTGTTCCGGCCCCCCGAGATCCCAGGCCTGGCCCCGGTGGGTTTACCCGCGATGACACAGCAGGCGCTGCAGAAGGTGCCACCGGAGGCGCGCCCCGACGTAGCGCGCAACGTGCTGCTCTGCGGAGGCTCCAGCCTCTTCCCCGGGTTCCAGTCCCGCTTCCAGGCTGAGCTCCAGCGCGCAGGCGCCGCCCCCGACGTACACGTGGTGGCAGGGACCAGCCGCCACTTGGCTGTGTGGATCGGGGGCTCCATCCTGGCCTCGCTGCGCGCCTTTCAATCTTGCTGGGTGCTGAAGGAACAGTACGAAGAGCAGGGCCCGCATATAGTGTATCGCAAGTGCTTCTGATGGGGGGCAGGGacggtggggggtggagggcaatAAAGCTTGCCCCTACCAGCTGGGCCTGTGCTGCTGGCcttcccaatacacacacacacacacacacacacacacacacacacacacacacacacacacacacacacacacactgtgaccTCCACTGCCTGTTCCAGTTCTGACTTCCCAAATCCCTCACCCAGCACACTCCATCCCTAACgtcccccacaccccaagccATTCTCATCTGTAAACACTTCCAtccaggactggagctatagcacagaccCTTTTCCTGGCccacagctgaccaaggttcaaacCCGGGTCCCTTGGAGCCCtttaggagcgatccctgagctcagagccaggaatacccttagtaccctgagcaccaagatgtggtatggcccaaaaggaaaagaaaaaaaggagaaaaagaagaggaggagggggcagggaagggaagaaatctaTTCTGGGCGTCACTTTGTGTACCAAAATTAACATAAACACTACATTACTATATTAATGCTTTTGTGGATCTTGTTAAAGAGTCCTAGGCAGAATATAAAGTGCCATTTGACTCCTTAAAGTTCATGAAGAGAGTTTAAATTAGGAGCTATTTCAGTTTTCAAGAGTAAATTAGAGAAAATACAGAGGGGCTGAGAGTGTTTCTCCAgcaagcaaaatattttcaaaataagaaatggCCTTTGGTCTGGGATGTAGCGCTGCAGTAGaggacttgccttgaatgcatgaAGCCTGGGGTCCAATACAGGAGAacgaggggcagggcagaggagaggaggagcaggagaggaggaggaggaaggaaagaagcaggaaagaggggtggaaaaggaggaggaggaggaggaggaggggaaggaggaggaaggaaggaaaaaagttaaTGACCTGAGTACAAATTAAATCAGAGTGTAGCCATCAGTCTCCACGAAGTTGGGAAGATTTAAGAGAAGGTATCACAGAAGCATCCATCATTACAAAAGGGTTTCAGAGgaaagcacagagccatgactCAGATAAAAATGGAGATTGGCCTGCTTCAGGAGAAATGTGGTATTTATCAAATGAGGGGGACAATAATATTTTACACAGAAAACTCAAAATGTTCGTAACAGAGATGTATccatttttactaaaaaaaatagtgacaattCAGAGGGAAATTTTTCCTCATCCTTACTTCCTATAAGAAGGAAGCAGGTTGTAAAGCTTCTTAGTTAAAAGCTTAGGTCACTTCTTACAGAAAGGGAAAACTCAGGACAGAACTGAGAGTTCAAAGAACAGAGTGTGAAGAACAGAGAAGTGCTAAAGACATTCAGAAATGAGGAAATGCCTTCAGGGAAACAGAATTGGATTTGAGTTCCGGGAAACCCCATGGAACTAATAATATGGTTTGGATGGATTTCAGATTCTCTGGATCAGTTTTGTGTCTGTCTGGGAATATCTACCTTCTGCTGCTGTCCTTTCTCTGCTACATCATGATCTACGTCATGGTGCTTATTCGTGTGCTGGAGGCAGATCCGATCATGCCTTTTTATTCATAGGTCTCTTAATCACCAGCTAGGCTCCAGGAAGCAACACCACAAAAGGAACCCCTTTTAAATCAGAACAGAAGATTCAGAAATATCAATTCTGATACCATCATTAGGTGAGGCTAGAGAGTCATGGACATGGAAAGCCGTGGAAGTAGCATTTTGGAACGCTTGGCTAGTACTTCAAAATAAATGTCTTGCTTGTCATCTGTTTACCCTTTTAGAGTTCTGAGTCATCAGGTACAGGAGTTTGAGCTACCCTGGTAAAAGAGTCCCAAACCCAAGTCCCAACTTCTGGGCCACTGAGCAGCTCATGCAGCATAAAAGGAGCTTGCCATGGTTGGAGAGAGGCTAAATGCAGCCACACTGTGAACCCAGGCCAGGCACACAGATGTGCCAGAACTagaaaaaataatagttattttaattttccttataaGATTTATAGTTTGGCCTTgagggaactttttttttgggggggaggcaggtTGAAGTGGTTGATAAGCAGATTACCTTACTTCTACCCATTTTTGGTCTAAATCTCTACTGAATTATATGgttaagaaaatttcaaaaaatacacATAGGATGTCATTGGTGGAAAGCTTTGAGAGAAAGGATTTCTCACTTTACCCCTTTCCAGTGGTCAGGGAAGTTTTCCTATTGAAGTAGGAAGGCAGTTGGGGTGAGGAGGCTgacaatgagttcttgggaagtaataaaaccaagatgagatttgaaaaagtttctgtcacTAGTTCTAAAGTAGCCAAAAGTATTATGGCTGGACTCACTCTGTGGATGCAGGAACTAAGCCCTTAAAACACTCTAACTGGCACCAGCACAAGACCCAAAAGGCTGGACCTTCTCCAGAGAGATGCTCAAGCAAGAACAGTGGGTTGTGATGAAGACTTGAAGGACTTGAAGTAGAACTACCTGAAGTTTCAAGCTCTTCCCCTTTACAACAGCATAGCAATAGACTCTTGatttaaaggaatatatatatgatatatatcatatatatttttctttgggtgtcacacccggtgatactcctggctctgcactcaggaattatgcttggcggtgcttggaggactatatgggttgctgagacccaaacctgggttgggcatgtgcaaggcaaaacaccctatccactgtgctatcgctccagcccctagaaggaATACATTTTAATAGATTCACTAAGATACAaagttatgaagttgttcacaattgagtTAAAGcctacaatgtttgaacacccatccttgcACCAGGGgatagcaatggactcttatctaTGTAGAAAGCCCCATAGGAAAGTTTGGATACAAACATATAAAACCAACTCTGAATAGGTGAGTGAGCAACTTCTCCATTCTGGGGGGATGAGCTGCCTCCCCACCTGAGATGTATGCTCTTAtctctcccttttggagaagcccatgttctctcttaaacattggtctctctctttccttccacataatctcaaaataaaattccttAGCTTCACtttttgtctcctcctgaaattcttttctgtgaaagaaAGGTGATGAACCTGAAAAGTCTTGCtaagatttaggactgactttcctttctgcCAAGAGCAATTTCTCACTCTAGCCTGCCTTTTATGGATCCCCCAGAAATTCGGTAGCAGGGATCATTTCCCACACCGGGAAGAACAAGTGGAACTGAAGTATGGTTTGATGGCCACCGCACACGGTTGCTGAAACATAAGGTCTCTATTGTGCTGGTGT carries:
- the ACTL9 gene encoding actin-like protein 9: MDTHLSKFPVSQPCSETPKPSVIPHSILVNKTLPRETSSVVSCDTLNHQTGAVVIDMGTGTCKAGFAGQARPTYTVETLVGCQPKKLATAGPPVLETFIGNAARSRPELALVQPLRNGIVVDWEAAELIWRHLLEHDLRVAPRDHPLLFSDPPFSPATNREKLVEVAFEALCSPAMYVESQSVLAVYAHGRISGLVVDSGHGVTYTVPVFQGYNLVHATERLDLAGTHLTAFLADKMLLGSGLPLSQRHLDTVEHIKHHYCYVVDDFQKAQARPVQDCCQTFKLPDGRSVTLSQELYQCPELLFRPPEIPGLAPVGLPAMTQQALQKVPPEARPDVARNVLLCGGSSLFPGFQSRFQAELQRAGAAPDVHVVAGTSRHLAVWIGGSILASLRAFQSCWVLKEQYEEQGPHIVYRKCF